The window CCTTCATTTACAATGCGGACCCCGGTAGACTTTCCGTTAATCATCTGGTCTGCGGAAACTATGGCTCCTTTGTTCAGTTCATCTGCCCGTAAGACTTCAACGGCACCTGTAGCATCTTTCTTGGTGGTTGTCCCATATCCGATAACCACAACTTCGTCTAATTGCTGAGTGTCTTCAATCAGGACAATGTTCATGGTTGTGCCGGTTACCGGTTTTTCAATCGTTTGAAATCCTATATAAGAAAACTGAAGGATACTTCCGTTTTCTGCCTCAATTTCATATTTCCCATCAAAATCTGTTGTAGTCCCGGTTGTGGTCCCTTTCACAATCACATTCACTCCCGGTAAAGGAAGCCCTGAGGAAGCTTCGGTAACCACACCGCTTACCAGTTGTTGGGCAAAGGCACCCAAAGGAGCCATAAGCAACATGAGTAAGACATATTTTTGAAATGTTCTCATAGATAGTTTAGATAGTTTGTTAAACTTAGTTTGTTTATATTTTTACTTCTCAATGTTAAAACTATGTAAAAAAACAGTCAAGAAATCATAACATACCTCCGATACTCTTACGAAAACGTTAGAGTGTTAAAAACTTTTCGTCAAATCAGAATATGATAATAGATAAGATACGAAATTATCAGATCAATAAAATTAAGAGGGGTATTCAGGGATATTCTGATCATGGGTTTTACATTTTTGTTAAAAGCAAGAGAGGAAATCAATGTTGTTTTATGTTGTATATTTGGTGGAATTCTGTTTGTGTTTATGAAAAAAAAGATCACGTTAAAACAAATAGCCAGAGAGTTAGACGTCTCTGTTTCTACAGTTTCTAAGGCCTTGAAGGACAGTCCCGAAATTGGTCAGGATACTATAGATAAGGTGAAGGCCTTTGCCAGGCTCTATAACTATAAGCCCAATAACATAGCTGTGAGCCTTCAGAACAGAAAGACGAAGAACATTGCAGTTATTATCCCCGAAATCGTACATCATTTTTTTACAAAGGTGATCAGCGGGATAGAAAAGCATGCGAATCAAAGAGGTTATAATGTCATCGTATGCCTTTCGAATGAAGATTTTGAAAAGGAGGTCATCAATATGGAAACACTTGCGAACGGGAGTATAGACGGTTTTATCATTTCATTGTCCAAAGGAACCCAGCAAAAAAAGGATTATCACCATCTAAGGGAGGTGATCAATCAGGGGATGCCGCTCGTAATGTTCGACAGGGTTACTGATGAGATTTATTGTGATAAGGTAGTGGTAGATGACGGGCGTGGAGCCTATAACGCGGTAAGGCATATGATCAGGTCCGGATGTAAAAGAATTGCAATTGTAACAACCCATGAGTATTTAAGTGTTGGAAGTTACAGGACATTAGGCTATAAGAATGCTTTGGTGGATGCCGGTATCTCTGTAGAAGAAAACCTTATTGTCAGAACGGAAGATGCCGATTGTGAAAAGCAAATTTTTGAATTGTTCAGGACACAGCTTTTCGATGGATTGCTTTGTGTTAATGAATATTTTGCTGTGGTAGCGTTGCGTGAAGCCAGAAAAAGGAATATAGATGTTCCCAGGCAGCTTTCGGTTGTAGCTTTTTCGGATGGTATCCTGGCTCAAAATTCTTTCCCGCGATTAACAACAGTCAATCAACATGGCTTCGAGATAGGAGAGGTGTCGGCTAAATTGTTGATAGACAAACTGGACGGCATAGAAGATGATTCGCACTACAGGACTGAAGTTATAAAGACATCATTAATAGAACGGGAATCGACCAATCCGGTTTAAAATTCACGGAAAAAAGTGTTAAGTTTCAAAAAAACACTATATTAGCAGCTGTCAAAACTTATATTTTTACTTCTCACCCTATATAAAGTTTTGATAAGTCATAGCGCTTATCGTATTAGTAATCAGTAAATTACGATAATGAAAAAGCGTAGGTTAAGTTTCTTGGAAATCTGGAATATGAGTTTCGGTTTCCTCGGAATCCAAATGGGTTTTGCACTTCAAAATGCTAATGCCAGTAGAATTCTTCAAATTTTTGGAGCTGATGTTCATGAACTTTCATGGTTCTGGATCGTTGCCCCTTTAACAGGTTTGATTGTACAACCGATCATAGGTTATTACAGCGACAAGACCTGGACCAAACTGGGACGGAGGCGGCCCTACTTTTTAGCAGGTGCTGTTTTAGCGTCACTTGGTCTGGTACTCATGCCCAATGCAGATATGTTCACCGCATTTATGCCGGCTTTATGGGTTGGCGCAGGGATGTTGATGATTATGGATGCTTCCTTTAACATTGCGATGGAGCCTTTCAGGGCTCTTGTGGCGGATAACCTTCCATCCGATCAAAGAACACTGGGTTTTAGTATACAAACTGTTTTAATTGGTTTTGGAGCTGTTATCGGCTCGTGGTTGCCCTATGTGTTAACGAATTGGATGGGCATTTCTAATCAGGCAGAAACCGGCAAAGTCCCGTTAAATCTTTTGATCTCTTTTGTGGCTGGCGCTGTTATTTTAACGATCAGTATTTTGATAACCGTCTTTACAACTAAAGAGTATACACCAGAAGCATTAGAGCAATTTGATAATTCTGAACAAGATCCTGTAGAAAAAGGGGCGGGCTTATTAGCTATTTTTACCGACTTCAGAAAGATGCCGTTAACCATGAAGCAGTTGTCCTGGGTACAGTTCTTTTCGTGGTTCGGCCTTTTTGGTATGTGGGTATTCAGTACGCCGGCTATTGCGCATCATGTATATGGACTGAATATAAATGATACCAGTAGTGCAACCTATCAGGATGCGGGCGATTGGGTTGGAGTACTTTTCGGGGTTTATAATGCAGTTTCAGCCGTTTTTGCATTTTTTCTGCCTGCTATTGCCTTGAAATTAGGAAGGAAAAGAACACACGCCATTTCACTTCTGATAGGTGGTGTCGGATTGATATCGGTTTACTTTGCACCGAATGAAAACTGGTTGTTATTATCGATGGTGGGGGTAGGTATTGCCTGGGCAAGTATTTTAGCGATGCCATATGCTATCCTGGCCGGTTCGATCCCACCCAGAAAAATGGGGGTCTACATGGGGATATTTAATTTCTTTATCGTCATTCCCCAGATTATCAATGCGCTTATAGGCGGACCGGTTGTCAGATACTTCTATGGAGGAGATCCCATTTATGCTATAATTACCAGTGGAGTGTCTTTTCTGATCGCGGCATTATTAGTAGCGCGTGTAGTAGATGTTGACGATGTGGTAAAAGCCTGATCTTCTTTCAAAGGAAATATATATAAATCAAAAATCTGTTTTAGAAAAGGAATAATGAAAAACAAAGGATACATATTCGATTTAGATGGTGTTATTGTCGATACGGCGCGTTTTCATTTTTTAGCATGGAAACGTACTGCTGACGAACTTGAATTTGTGCTGACACCTGAATTGAATGAAAAGCTAAAAGGGGTGAGCAGGGTAGATTCGCTTAATAAAATACTGGACTGGGCAGGAAAGTCGGTATCAGAAGAGGAATTCGACAGGCTGGCCGTCGAAAAAAATGAATATTACCTCTCTTTTGTAGAACAAATGACTTCTGCAGATATACTGCCGGGAGTTTATCAGTATATCAAATTATTAAAAGAAATCGGTTATCCGGTCGCTTTAGGCTCTGCGAGTAAAAATGCGCCTATGATATTAAAGAAAGTAGGGCTATACGATATGTTTGATGCTATTGTTGACGGAAATAGTGTAACAAAGGCCAAGCCGGATCCTGAAGTGTTCCTGATAGCAGCAAAAAAAATAGGGATAGAAGATACTGCCTGTGTGGTTTTTGAAGATTCTGAAGCCGGAATCGATGCGGCGAATGCAGCAAATATGACATCAGTAGGGTTAGGAGATACAGGGGTTTTAGGAAATGCAGATTATGTGTTTGCCGACTTCCTGGAAATCAAAGACAATCTATTTTAAGAATTTCAACAGAAAAGAAAATGAATCAAGATTATATAATACCAAATAGCTGGTCTATCATAGAGGAAGGGTTTGAAGCAGAAAGAGTAAGGTCTTCGGAGAGTTTGTTCAGCATAGGAAACGGAGCCATGGGGCAGCGTGCCAATTTTGAAGAACATTACTCCGGCCAGACCTTTCAGGGAAGTTATATAGCGGGAGTGTATTACCCGGATAAAACTAAAGTAGGATGGTGGAAAAACGGATACCCTGAATATTTTGCCAAGGTGCTGAATGCCCCTAACTGGATAGGGATTAATGTCTATGTAAACGGAGAAGCATTAGACCTTAACGTCTGTAAGGAAATTCGTGACTACCGTCGCGAATTGAATATGAAAGAAGGCTGGTACCGGCGGTCTTTCAGAGCTGTCATGCAAAATGATGTTGAGATAGAGGTTGCTGCACTACGCTTCTTAAGCCTGGATATAGACGAATTAGGAGCCATAAAATATTCGGTAAAGCCTGTTAACAGGGATGTGAATATAATTTTCAAGCCTTATCTGGATAGCGGTATTGAAAATCACGATACGAACTGGGAAGAAAAATTCTGGGAAACACTGGATATTCAGAATGACGATAACAAGGCGGTTATTGTGGCACGGACTTTAAAAACGCATTTTTATGTAGGGACCTTTATGGAGAATGTACTGGAGGTAGATGGTCAGCCGCAAAGTGTTTCTAATAAAGAAACGCGATCTTCAACATACATAAGTCATGAATACCAACTGGATGTCCGAAAAGGAGCTACAGCCACTTTGTATAAATATGCCGGTTATGTTTCGTCGATGAACCATGATAAAGACCGGCTGGTGAGGGAAGCTGAGAAAATATCGACAAAAGCGGTAACTTATGGTTTTGAGGCTTTGTTGCAAAAGCAAAAGCAAGCCTGGGCATCGATATGGGAAATGGCAGATATAACGATAGAAGGAGATGTAAAGGCACAACAGGGAATCCGTTTTAATATCTTTCAGTTAAATCAAACCTATTTAGGAAAAGACGACAGGCTGAACATCGGGCCAAAAGGTTTTACCGGAGAGAAATACGGGGGGAGTACCTATTGGGATACGGAGGCGTATTGCATCCCGTTTTACATGGCTACAAAGAATCAGAAGGTAGCCAGAAGTTTACTGAAATACCGATATAATCAATTAGACAAAGCTATAGAAAATGCAACAAAACTTGGTTTTGTCAACGGGGCTGCGCTATATCCTATGGTTACGATGAACGGTGAAGAATGTCATAACGAATGGGAAATTACCTTTGAAGAGATTCACCGTAATGGGGCTATCGTATTTGCCATCTGTAATTACCTGAGATATACCGGCGATTACAGTTATATTCCGGAAATGGGATTGGAAGTGATGATCGGGGTTGCGCGTTTCTGGCACCAAAGAGTGCATTTTTCGGCCGACAAGGGCAAGTATGTCATCCTGGGGGTTACCGGGCCTAATGAATATGAAAATAATGTGAATAATAACTGGTATACCAATTATCTGGCTCAATGGTGCATCCGGTTTGCAGCAGAACACATTGCGAAAGTTAGGAAAGAATATACCGGCGATTATAAGCGTATAATATCAGTTACCAACCTGTCTGATGAAGAAATAAAAACATGGCTTCAGGTAGCAGAAAACATGTATTTTCCATATTCAGGGAAGTATCAGGTATACCTTCAGCAAGACGGGTTTCTGGATAAGGATTTAAAAACCGTAGCGCACCTTCCGAAAGAACAACGACCGATTAATCAAAAGTGGTCTTGGGATCGGATTCTCCGTTCTCCTTATATTAAACAGGCTGATGTTTTACAGGGTTTTTATTTCTTTGAAGATCAGTTTACAAAAGAAGAACTGGAACGCCATTTTGATTATTACGAACCCTTCACTGTACATGAATCTTCTTTGTCGCCTTGCGTACATAGTATTCAGGCGGCTGTTCTGGGAAGAATGGACCAGGCCTATGAATTCTATTTAAGAACATCGCGATTAGATTTGGATGATTACAACAAGGAAGTTCACGAAGGACTTCATATAACTTCTATGGCCGGTACCTGGATGAGTATAGTGGAAGGTTTTGGGAATATGAGAGTAAAAAACGGAATGCTTTCTTTCGAACCTAAAATACCCGAACAATGGAAAGGATACTCTTTTAAGGTGAATTACAGAGGACATATTCTTAAAGTGGAAGTTTCTCATGAAAAGACCTCTATTACGACCGATGGCACCCAAGGATTGGCCGTTATGTTGAATGGTGAGAAAATAGAATTACAACCAGTAGTTAAACCATGAGTTCAATGAAAAAGTTAATTTTTGTATTTTTTATACTGCTCGGAACGACATTATCAACCAGCCAGGAATTGGTGTCTCCTGATGGCAAGCTGAAAATGATCTTTTCCATAAGGGAAAAAGGAATGCCGGCCTATGAATTATTATATAAAGAACGTCAGGTTATAAAACCGAGCAGACTTGGTTTTGAGCTGAAAGATGATAAAAGACCATTGCTGGACGGTTTTAAGGTTGTGGAAACCAATACCGGTACATGTGATGAAACCTGGAAGCCGGTCTGGGGTGAGGTAGCCGAGATCAGGAATTACTATAATGAACTGGTCGTTACATTGTTGCAAAAGGAAACAGAGCGGGTAATGGTAGTCCGTTTTAGGCTCTTCGATGATGGGCTGGGATTTCGCTATGAATTTCCCAGGCAAAAAAACCTTGTATATTTCGTGATCAAAGAAGAGCGAACTCAATTTGCCATGACCGGAAATCATAAGGCTTTCTGGATTCCAGGCGATTACGATAGCCAGGAATACGATTATACCGAGTCGAGACTTTCAGAAATTAGCGAACTGTTCGATACCGCTCTGACAGATAATGCCTCGCAGGAACAGTTTTCTAAAACAGGAGTGCAAACTGCCTTGATGATGAAAACGGATGAAGGTTTGTATATCAACCTGCATGAAGCAGCCTTGATTGACTACTCACTGATGAATTTGAACCTCGATGATAAGAAATTTGTTTTTGAATCCTGGTTAACTCCCGATGCTCAAGGTGATAAAGGCTATATGCAGGCTCCGTGTGTGAGCCCGTGGAGAACAGTTATGGTCAGTGATGATGCAAGAGGTATTCTGGCTTCGAAAATGACCCTGAATTTGAACGAACCGAGTAAAATAAAAGACCCTGCGTGGATCAAACCCATGAAATATGTAGGCGTCTGGTGGGAAATGATCACAGGGAAAAGCTCGTGGTCCTATACCGACGATTTCCCGTCGGTAGAGCTTGGGAAAACGGATTATAAAAAAGCAAGGCCAAATGGGATACATGCAGCTAATACAGCTCACGTAAAGGAGTATATCGACTTTGCCGCCCTGCATGGTTTCGACGGTGTTCTGGTAGAGGGATGGAATGAAGGATGGGAAGACTGGTTTGGAAAATCTAAAGATTACGTATTTGACTTTGTAACACCTTATCCTGATTTTGATGTGGAAGCAATCCATACCTACGCAAAATCTAAAGGGGTAAAAATGATAATGCATCACGAAACTTCCGGTTCGGTTCGAAATTACGAACGTCATTTGGATACAGCTTATCAGTTCATGAAAAAATATGATTATCCGGCTGTAAAAAGTGGATATGTAGGAGATATTATACCCAGGGGCGAACATCATTACAGTCAGTGGATAATTAACCACTATCAATATGCATTGGAAAAGGCTGCTGACTATCAGGTTATGGTAAATGCACATGAGGCTGTCCGACCTACCGGAATTTGCAGGACTTATCCGAATTTGATAGGGAATGAGTCGGCCAGGGGGACAGAGTTTCAGGCATTTGGAGGCTCTAAACCGAACCATGTTACGATATTGCCATTTACACGTTTAATAGGTGGCCCTATGGATTATACACCGGGAATTTTCGAAATGGATATTTCAAAGCTCAATCCCAATAATAACTCTCGTGTAAATGCTACAATCGCTAATCAATTGGCACTTTATGTTACCATATACAGTCCGTTACAGATGGCTGCCGATTTGCCTGAAAATTATAATCGGTTTCCCGATGCTTTTCAGTTTATTAAAGATGTTGCGATTGATTGGGATGACAGTAAATACCTGGAAGCCGAACCCGGTAGGTATATCACTGTAGCACGTAAAGCAAAAGGGACTGACAATTGGTTTGTAGGGAACGTGAATGGACTTGATAAAAGAACGTCTAAAATAAGTTTGGATTTTCTGGAGCGAGGAAAGAAATATACGGCAACCATATATGCCGATGCAAAAGATGCTCATTACAAGACCAATCCTCAAGCTTATACAATCAGTACCAAAAAGGTAACCGGAAAATCGAAATTGAGCCTGGACTCTGCCCCCGGAGGCGGATATGCTATCAGTATTATTGAAAATGAATAAAACTTTAAGTGTTGCCTGCTGTCAGGTTGAACGCTCAGATAAACTAAAGCCGAAATCCGGTTTAAATACGAAAATCAGCTAGTTCTCGACCGGACTTAACTGACTGCGGTTTGGGTTACATATAATATAATGCAATATGAACAGAATTCTTCAACTTTTTATGCTGCTATTGCCTTTGGCAATAAGCGCGCAAATAGATAAAATAGAACCGCCTTTTTGGTGGTCGGGTATGAATCACAGTAAACTTCAGATCATGGTATATGGCGATGAAATTGCCCGATACACTCCTGAGGTTAAAAATGCTGTGATTACCGGTATTACCAAAACCGAAAACCCTAACTATGTTTTTATAACTGTTGATACAGAAGGTCTGGATCCGGGTACTTACAACATTGATTTTAAAAAAGGGAAGCGAACGGTATTTACTCATGCCTATGAATTAAAAAAAAGAACCCCGGGTTCTAACATCAGAAAAGGATTTGATGCATCAGATGTTATATATTTACTGATGCCTGATCGTTTTGCTAATGGTAATCCGGCGAATGATTCACATCCGGAATTAACAGAAAAAGTAAACAGGAATTTTGAAGGAGGACGACATGGAGGAGATATACAGGGAATAATAGATCATTTAGATCATATTGAAGCTTTGGGGGCAACCGCCGTCTGGAGCACCCCATTATGCGAGGATAATGACAAAAAATATTCGTATCACACCTATGCGCAAAGTGATGTGTATCGAATAGATCCGCGATATGGGACTAATAAGGATTATCAAAGGCTCTCTGAAGAACTTCATAAGCGTGATATGAAACTGCTAATGGATTATGTTACCAATCATTGGGGGCTGGAGCACTGGATGATTAAAGATTTACCGGCTTACGATTGGATACACCAGTTTCCGGGCTATGCGCAAACTAATTACCGGATGACGACCCAAATGGATCCTAATGCCTCCGGAAGAGACCGGCGGTATTGTATGGATGGTTGGTTTGTACAATCGATGCCTGATTTAAATCAACAGAATCCATTAGTGTTGAATTATCTTATTCAAAATGCTGTCTGGTGGATCGAATTCGCAGATCTGGATGGGTTCAGGGTCGATACTTACTCCTATAATGATAAAGAGGCGATCGCCTTATGGACTAAGGCAATTATGGATGAGTATCCACATTTTAACATTGTTGGCGAGGTATGGATGCACGATCAGGCCCAGATGGCGTATTGGCAGAAGGACAGTAAAATAGGGGCTATCCAGAATTACAACTCTTACCTGCCAAGTGTAATGGATTTCACTTTACACGACGCTGTTACAGTAGTATTCAAAGAAAAGAACCCTACATGGGACAAAGGGATGATTCAGGTGTACGAAAATTTTGTGAATGACTTTTTATATCCTGATGTTAACAAACTGTTGGTCTTTGCTGAGAATCACGATACAGCCCGGATCAATGAACTGTATCCGGACCTTAAAGATTATAAACTGATAATGACTTTGATAGCAACCGTTCGGGGAATGCCTCAGATTTATTACGGAAGCGAAATTGGAATGAAAGGCAATAAAAGTAAAGGCGATGGAGACATCAGACGTGATTTTCCCGGAGGGTGGGCAAATGATGAAAATAATGCTTTTACAGCATCGGGTAGAACAGATCTGCAAAATGAATATTTCGATTTTACATCAAAGCTTTTTAACTGGAGGAAAGGAGCTGAAGTAATACACTCCGGTGAAACCACTCAGTATATTCCGGAAAATGAAGTGTATGTGTTTTTCAGGCATGATAAAGACAGGGCGGTAATGGTGATTGTTAATAATAATCCAGCAGCTCAAACTATAAAACTTGACCGTTTTGCTGAAAACCTGGGCGGATTTTCTAAAGGGGAAGAAGTTCTTTCAGGAAGGGAGACAGGTTTGGATTCAACACTTGGAGTGCCTGCAAAAACAAGTTATATTATTGAACTTAAAAAATAAACAGATGAAGAAAATATGTATTGCCCTAATGGCAGCAGCTGTTTTAGGAGCCTGTAAAAATGAGCCTAAAAAGGATACGGCCGAGTTTGAAGAAAAGAGTGCTTATAAGCCAATTTCTGATGATGTTTTGGAAGAAGGAGTAATCTATGAAGCCAATATTCGCCAGTATTCTGAAGAAGGATCGTTTAATGCTTTTACAAAAGACATTCCTCAATTAAAAGAATTAGGCGTAAAGGTCATTTGGTTAATGCCCGTGTATCCGATATCCGGCACCAAAAGCAAAGGTTCGCTGGGCAGCTATTATGCTATAACCGATTATACCAGTGTGAATCCTGAGTTTGGAACGGTAGATGATTTCAGAAACCTGGTAAAAACGGCACATGACAATGGAATCTATGTGATTTTAGATTGGGTGGCAAACCATACCGGCTGGGACCATGTGTGGATCAAAGAACATCCGGAATATTATACACAAGATGAAAAGGGTAATATTGTAGACCCGCTCAATCCGGAAACGGGAGAATCATGGGGGTGGACAGACGTTGCTGACCTCAGTTATGATAACCCGGAGATGAGAAAAGAGATGATAGAAGAAATGTTGTACTGGGTAAAAGAAGAAAATGTCGATGGTTTTCGTTGTGATGTAGCGCACCAGGTGCCTGTAGACTTCTGGGAAGATGCCATAAAGGAAATCAGGGCAGTAAAACCGGTGTTCATGCTGGCGGAGGCAGAACAGCCTGAACTTTTAAAAAATGCTTTTGACATGCAGTATGCCTGGGAAGGGCATCATATTATGAATGAAATAGCCCGGGAAAAGAAGAATGTAAAAGCCTGGGATCACTATATGAAGAAAAATGACACACTATTGGAGGATGACGATATATTTATGAATTTCACGTCTAACCATGATGAAAACTCGTGGAATGGAACTGTGTTTGAAAGAATGGGAGATGCTGCGGAAACTTTTGCAGCCATGTCTTATTGCATCCCGGGAATGCCTTTGATCTATAGCGGACAGGAATACGATATGAATAAAAGACTACTGTTTTTTGAAAAAGATACAATTGTAAAGAAGAAGGGTAGGTTTTATCCTTTCTATCGGAAAATGGGTGCTTTAAAAAACAACCATCCGGCTCTTAAAGGAGGGAAGAAAGCAGCAGCTTACAAGCGGATCACAACTTCAGAAGACACTGCATTGCTGGCTTTTGAAAGGTTTTCAGGTGAAAATAAACTAATTTTTATAGCTAATCTGTCGGGAGAGGATGTAAAGGCATCAATAGATTATAGCGGAAAATTTAAGAACTATATGACAGATGATGATGTAGAGTTAAAAGCTGAGATCGAATATGAACTCCAGCCTTGGGAATATTTGATTCTTGTTCAGGAATAAGTAAAAGAGCCGTCTGAAAAGTACTATCTGATTGTCAGCAGTGATCACCGAAGGGCTCAACCATACATTCAGTTATTATAAAGACTTTTTAGACGGCTTCTGCTTCTTATGAAGTTTTTTGATATACCAATCCGATAACTGCACCGATAATTCCGTAGAAGAGAATATCTACAACAGCTTCGGTGATGGTTCCGGTCATATCCATTAGATCGGATGTTGAGTACCATAACAGTCCGAGGCCAAAGCCTACAAAAATACCGATCCAGGCTCCAAATGAAAATCCGCTGGAAGCACTGTAATTCCCGGAGCCCCATTTTCCATAGAGGGTACTCATTGCAAATGACATAATGAGGTTAGAAAGTGCAAGTGTACCCATGTTGGGCATTTCTCTCATGATATTATTTGTAGCATGCTCTTCGAAATATCCGGCAAGAGCAAAACCCCAAACAGCATACCCTAAAAAGAAGAAAACAACCGTAGCAATTACGGTTGCCAGTAAGTTGGTCTTTGAAAACATAATCGATTTGTTTTTAACAGGTTAATGTTTTTTAAAAATACGTTTTTTTTATAATCAATTAACACAACCCTAACTTTTTAATCGGATTTAATATTAAATTTGCAGGCTGAAATTATTGAAGCTGAAGATGATAGAAAGAAGATATAAAGTTCGGCATGAAAAAAATAAGTATTGTTTGTTCAGTGATGATCTCACTGTTTGTTGTTAGTTGCATGGAAAAAAAGCATCCGCTTGTAATAGGGCACCGGGGAGCTGCCGGTTACGAAACAGAGAATACAATACCATCTATTAAAAAGGCG of the Zhouia spongiae genome contains:
- a CDS encoding alpha-amylase family glycosyl hydrolase; the protein is MKKICIALMAAAVLGACKNEPKKDTAEFEEKSAYKPISDDVLEEGVIYEANIRQYSEEGSFNAFTKDIPQLKELGVKVIWLMPVYPISGTKSKGSLGSYYAITDYTSVNPEFGTVDDFRNLVKTAHDNGIYVILDWVANHTGWDHVWIKEHPEYYTQDEKGNIVDPLNPETGESWGWTDVADLSYDNPEMRKEMIEEMLYWVKEENVDGFRCDVAHQVPVDFWEDAIKEIRAVKPVFMLAEAEQPELLKNAFDMQYAWEGHHIMNEIAREKKNVKAWDHYMKKNDTLLEDDDIFMNFTSNHDENSWNGTVFERMGDAAETFAAMSYCIPGMPLIYSGQEYDMNKRLLFFEKDTIVKKKGRFYPFYRKMGALKNNHPALKGGKKAAAYKRITTSEDTALLAFERFSGENKLIFIANLSGEDVKASIDYSGKFKNYMTDDDVELKAEIEYELQPWEYLILVQE